From Argopecten irradians isolate NY chromosome 2, Ai_NY, whole genome shotgun sequence, the proteins below share one genomic window:
- the LOC138315479 gene encoding BTB/POZ domain-containing protein kctd15-like isoform X1, with protein sequence MSSPHTPVASPPISQNGHAFSKISGVPCPATPTRYTAPVHIDVGGVIYTSSLETLTKCPESKLARMFNGNIPIILDSLKQHYFIDRDGKMFRYILNYLRSSRLMLPEGFREYDQLIEEARYYDLHGIVREVEILRRCKNIKTEKSEVGSSVSAQKQHQPQQLRNGEFSDCIAVSISPDLGERISLSAEKHLLEEVFPELTSALMDSRNSGFNLDNRYVIRFPVNGFCKLNSIQVLQRLFNHRFLVHASTGGGVEGQQFTEYLFLRTNCKLL encoded by the exons ATGTCCTCTCCTCACACACCAGTCGCTTCTCCCCCAATATCTCAGAACGGACACgcattttccaaaatttccgGAGTTCCGTGTCCAGCGACGCCGACCCGCTACACGGCGCCCGTCCACATTGACGTCGGAGGAGTTATATATACGTCATCACTGGAAACGCTCACAAA ATGCCCAGAGTCCAAACTAGCTCGCATGTTCAATGGCAACATTCCTATCATTTTGGACAGCCTCAAGCAACACTACTTCATTGATCGAGATGGCAAAATGTTCCGATACATCCTCAACTATCTCCGATCCTCACGACTGATGCTGCCCGAGGGCTTTCGAGAGTACGACCAACTCATTGAGGAGGCCCGATACTATGACCTACATGGTATCGTTAGGGAAGTGGAGATACTGCGCCGATGCAAAAACATCAAAACAGAGAAATCGGAAGTAGGAAGTTCGGTTAGTGCGCAGAAGCAGCACCAGCCACAGCAGTTGCGCAATGGCGAATTTTCCGACTGCATTGCCGTAAGCATCAGTCCCGATCTTGGGGAAAGGATTTCCCTGAGTGCTGAAAAACATCTTCTAGAAGAAGTTTTCCCTGAGCTAACATCAGCTTTAATGGACTCGAGGAACTCCGGATTTAATCTTGATAATCGCTACGTAATCCGCTTCCCTGTCAATGGTTTCTGTAAATTGAACTCGATTCAAGTCCTACAGCGACTGTTCAACCACCGATTTCTGGTTCACGCTTCCACGGGAGGAGGCGTCGAAGGCCAGCAGTTCACAGAGTACTTGTTCCTTCGAACCAACTGTAAACTGTTGTAA
- the LOC138315479 gene encoding BTB/POZ domain-containing protein kctd15-like isoform X2, translated as MRHLVSYQPIKCPESKLARMFNGNIPIILDSLKQHYFIDRDGKMFRYILNYLRSSRLMLPEGFREYDQLIEEARYYDLHGIVREVEILRRCKNIKTEKSEVGSSVSAQKQHQPQQLRNGEFSDCIAVSISPDLGERISLSAEKHLLEEVFPELTSALMDSRNSGFNLDNRYVIRFPVNGFCKLNSIQVLQRLFNHRFLVHASTGGGVEGQQFTEYLFLRTNCKLL; from the exons ATGAGACACTTGGTGTCGTACCAGCCGATAAA ATGCCCAGAGTCCAAACTAGCTCGCATGTTCAATGGCAACATTCCTATCATTTTGGACAGCCTCAAGCAACACTACTTCATTGATCGAGATGGCAAAATGTTCCGATACATCCTCAACTATCTCCGATCCTCACGACTGATGCTGCCCGAGGGCTTTCGAGAGTACGACCAACTCATTGAGGAGGCCCGATACTATGACCTACATGGTATCGTTAGGGAAGTGGAGATACTGCGCCGATGCAAAAACATCAAAACAGAGAAATCGGAAGTAGGAAGTTCGGTTAGTGCGCAGAAGCAGCACCAGCCACAGCAGTTGCGCAATGGCGAATTTTCCGACTGCATTGCCGTAAGCATCAGTCCCGATCTTGGGGAAAGGATTTCCCTGAGTGCTGAAAAACATCTTCTAGAAGAAGTTTTCCCTGAGCTAACATCAGCTTTAATGGACTCGAGGAACTCCGGATTTAATCTTGATAATCGCTACGTAATCCGCTTCCCTGTCAATGGTTTCTGTAAATTGAACTCGATTCAAGTCCTACAGCGACTGTTCAACCACCGATTTCTGGTTCACGCTTCCACGGGAGGAGGCGTCGAAGGCCAGCAGTTCACAGAGTACTTGTTCCTTCGAACCAACTGTAAACTGTTGTAA
- the LOC138315482 gene encoding uncharacterized protein translates to MASSQVFVLLACIQFASAIRTYYMDQRCGDTLNMTKLGVESAKLKLTRWSKYRNNMACYMTIEAPENKFVMITFRDVDIKSGVFGRCDGDRLQIFDGRDSAASMVGGLTYKLCGERRPRGAFYSTQRYMTFVFESDSFFTDDGFSLIFTSFHTGTCLSSETACKRGQCIAKSLECDGYNQCGDSTDECTMNGGPIAGIIVAVIVVIAVVAIIFFCWRRRKASSGTVIKYNSPSEQATVIPPPASYPAQPVPAPQAYPPAPYQQPPPQGYPQLPPQGYPQPPPQGYPQAPPQGYPPAPQPYPTGPQAYPPPQQPYQGMPPSYNDATQNPYPYGAPPEPK, encoded by the exons ACTATATGGACCAGCGTTGTGGCGACACATTAAATATGACAAAGTTAGGGGTAGAATCGGCCAAACTGAAGCTCACCCGATGGAgtaaatacagaaacaatatgGCGTGCTACATGACCATAGAGGCTCCAGAAAACAAATTTGTAATGATCACATTCCGTGATGTTGACATCAAAAGTGGGGTGTTTGGTCGCTGTGATGGTGACAGACTCCAAATCTTTGATGGCAGGGACTCAGCAGCTAGCATGGTTGGTG GCCTAACCTACAAATTATGTGGTGAGCGGCGACCTAGAGGAGCCTTCTACTCAACCCAAAGGTACATGACATTCGTGTTCGAGAGTGACTCCTTCTTTACTGATGATGGGTTCAGTCTGATCTTCACCTCCTTCCATACAG GGACTTGCTTGTCGTCGGAAACAGCCTGTAAAAGAGGCCAGTGCATAGCAAAGTCACTGGAGTGTGACGGATATAACCAGTGCGGGGATTCTACGGATGAGTGCACAATGAATGGCGGGCCCATAGCAGGAATCATAGTAGCTGTTATTGTTGTGATTGCTGTTGttgcaataatatttttttgctGGCGACGTCGCAAAGCCTCTTCTGGTACAGTTATTAAG TACAACTCCCCATCTGAACAAGCTACTGTGATACCCCCTCCAGCTTCCTATCCTGCCCAACCTgtccctgcccctcaggcctaTCCCCCAGCTCCCTATCAACAGCCTCCACCACAGGGCTACCCCCAGCTCCCACCACAAGGATATCCTCAGCCCCCACCACAAGGGTATCCTCAGGCCCCACCCCAGGGCTATCCACCAGCTCCTCAGCCCTACCCTACAGGACCACAAGCCTATCCTCCCCCACAACAGCCTTATCAGGGGATGCCACCAAGCTACAATGATGCCACACAGAACCCATATCCATACGGAGCTCCACCGGAACCGAAATAA